A genomic region of Alligator mississippiensis isolate rAllMis1 chromosome 6, rAllMis1, whole genome shotgun sequence contains the following coding sequences:
- the VAX1 gene encoding ventral anterior homeobox 1, whose amino-acid sequence MFGKQDKMDVRCSSDSEANRVSKNGHKEGKESKGSEGNISTSFLKEQQGTFSASAASEDCNKSKSSPADPDYCRRILVRDAKGSIREIILPKGLDLDRPKRTRTSFTAEQLYRLEMEFQRCQYVVGRERTELARQLNLSETQVKVWFQNRRTKQKKDQGKDSELRSVVSETAATCSVLRLLEQGRLLSPPGLPGLLPPCATSALGSALRAPSITIGTTGTTSSGSGPAGGSPHPPAVSSAAGPPPAAGLHASPPAGHNLFSLPVPTLLGSVASRLSSNPLTMAGSLAGNLQELSARYLSSSAFEPYSRTSSKEGAEKKALD is encoded by the exons ATGTTTGGGAAACAAGACAAAATGGACGTTAGGTGCAGTTCAGACTCTGAAGCGAACCGGGTCTCGAAGAACGGACATAAGGAGGGCAAGGAAAGCAAAGGGTCTGAAggaaatatttccacttctttttTGAAGGAGCAGCAAGGgactttttctgcctctgcagcctCGGAAGATTGTAATAAAAGTAAATCTAGTCCGGCCGATCCGGACTATTGCAGGAGGATCCTAGTTAGAG ATGCCAAAGGTTCAATCCGGGAGATTATCCTGCCCAAAGGGCTCGACCTGGACCGGCCCAAGCGGACGCGGACCTCCTTCACGGCCGAGCAGCTGTACCGCCTGGAGATGGAGTTCCAGCGCTGCCAGTACGTGGTGGGCCGCGAGCGCACCGAGCTGGCCCGGCAGCTCAACCTCTCCGAAACTCAG GTCAAGGTGTGGTTCCAGAACCGACGCACCAAGCAGAAGAAGGACCAGGGCAAGGACTCGGAGCTGCGGTCCGTGGTGTCGGAGACCGCGGCCACCTGCAGCGTCCTGCGGCTGCTGGAGCAAGGCCGGCTGCTCtccccgcccggcctgcccggccTCCTGCCCCCCTGCGCCACCAGCGCCCTGGGCTCTGCGCTGCGGGCGCCCAGCATCACCATCGGCACCACGGGCACCACCAGCTCCGGCTCGGGGCCGGCGGGCGGCTCCCCGCACCCCCCGGCGGTGAGCAGCGCCGCGGGGCCGCCCCCGGCCGCGGGACTCCACGCCTCCCCTCCCGCGGGGCACAACCTGTTCAGCCTGCCCGTGCCCACCCTGCTGGGCTCGGTGGCCAGCCGCCTCTCCTCTAATCCCTTGACAATGGCCGGGTCTCTGGCAGGGAACTTGCAGGAACTGTCCGCCAGGTACCTGAGCTCCTCCGCCTTCGAGCCCTACTCGCGGACCAGCAGTAAAGAAGGCGCTGAGAAAAAAGCCCTGGACTGA